The following proteins are co-located in the Poecile atricapillus isolate bPoeAtr1 chromosome 2, bPoeAtr1.hap1, whole genome shotgun sequence genome:
- the ELOVL2 gene encoding elongation of very long chain fatty acids protein 2 has translation METLKAFDREVNAFVDYMFGPRDARVRGWFLLDSYLPTFFLTGAYLLCIWLGNKLMKNRPPFSLRPHLIVYNLGITLLSFYMLIELILATWEGGYNLQCQNLHSAGEADIRVAKVLWWYYFSKVIEFMDTIFFVLRKKSNQITFLHVYHHATMFNIWWCVLNWIPCGQSFFGPTLNSFIHVLMYSYYGLSVIPSMRKYLWWKKYLTQAQLIQFLLTIVHTLSAAVKPCGFPFGCLMFQSSYMATLVILFINFYIKTYRKAPSRTAVKETPVTTEIKNGFHKDYFAAANGLQNNKKAQ, from the exons atGCCAGGGTTAGAGGATGGTTCCTTTTGGACTCTTATCTTCCCACGTTTTTCCTTACTGGAGCATATCTACTCTGCATATGGCTGGGCAACAAGTTAATGAAGAACAGGCCTCCTTTCTCTCTCAGGCCTCACCTCATCGTGTATAACCTGGGCATCACGCTGCTCTCCTTCTACATGCTCATAGAG CTCATCCTTGCCACATGGGAAGGTGGCTACAACTTGCAGTGCCAGAACCTCCACAGCGCAGGGGAGGCTGATATCCGG GTAGCCAAGGTGCTGTGGTGGTATTATTTTTCCAAAGTAATTGAATTCATGGACACTATCTTCTTTgtactgaggaagaaaagcaacCAGATCACCTTCCTTCATGTGTATCACCATGCCACTATGTTTAACATTTGGTGGTGTGTTCTGAACTGGATACCTTGTGGGCAGA GTTTCTTTGGACCCACTTTGAACAGCTTTATCCACGTGCTTATGTATTCTTATTATGGACTGTCAGTCATCCCTTCTATGAGAAAATATCTCTGGTGGAAGAAATACCTCACTCAGGCACAACTG ATCCAGTTTCTGCTCACTATTGTGCACACACTCAGTGCAGCTGTGAAGCCATGTGGATTCCCATTTGGCTGCCTCATGTTCCAGTCCTCCTACATGGCCACACTGGTCATCCTCTTCATCAACTTCTACATTAAG ACATACCGGAAAGCACCTTCAAGAACAGCTGTAAAGGAAACCCCTGTCACAACAGAAATCAAGAATGGTTTCCACAAGGACTACTTTGCTGCTGCCAATGGATTGCAGAATAATAAGAAGGCACAATAA